A DNA window from Streptomyces sp. 71268 contains the following coding sequences:
- a CDS encoding metalloregulator ArsR/SmtB family transcription factor, with the protein MPTLQETAAVPRVQPCCPPLTRQELSPADAATMAAMFKALGDPVRLRLFSKVASHPDGEACVCDIADVGVSQPTVSHHLKKLREAGLLTSERRGTWIYYRIAPTVLAALSLMLSDAR; encoded by the coding sequence ATGCCCACGCTTCAGGAGACGGCCGCGGTCCCGCGCGTTCAGCCGTGCTGCCCTCCGCTCACCCGGCAGGAACTCTCCCCCGCGGACGCGGCGACGATGGCCGCCATGTTCAAGGCGCTCGGCGACCCGGTCCGGCTGCGGCTCTTCTCCAAGGTCGCCTCCCATCCCGACGGAGAGGCGTGCGTGTGCGACATCGCCGACGTCGGCGTCTCCCAGCCCACCGTCAGCCACCACCTCAAGAAGCTGCGTGAGGCGGGCCTGCTGACCTCCGAGCGGCGTGGCACCTGGATCTACTACCGCATCGCCCCCACCGTCCTGGCCGCCCTGTCCCTCATGCTCAGCGACGCGAGGTGA
- a CDS encoding D-2-hydroxyacid dehydrogenase family protein, with amino-acid sequence MQQRCAVLDDYQGVAATSADWAALAGEVDVVTFAEHLGTEDELAAALADFDIVVTLRERVPFPASLLARLPRLRLLVASGMRNSVIDFAAAEAHGVTVCGTESSPTPPVELTWALLLGLARGLVPENAALRAGGPWQSTLGADLAGQRLGLLGLGKIGSRVAGIGLAFGMDVVAWSQNLTPERAAEVGVAHAGSKEELLRGSDFVSVHLALGDRTRGLLGPAELALMKPTGYLVNTSRAAIVDQEALLAALRAGTIAGAAVDVFDEEPLPADHPLRTAPRLLATPHLGYVTRGNYRRYYGQAVEDIQAYLAGAPIRRLTG; translated from the coding sequence ATGCAACAGCGCTGCGCCGTCCTCGACGACTACCAGGGCGTGGCCGCCACGAGCGCCGACTGGGCGGCCCTGGCGGGCGAGGTGGACGTGGTCACCTTCGCCGAACACCTGGGCACCGAGGACGAGCTGGCCGCCGCCCTGGCCGACTTCGACATCGTGGTCACGCTGCGGGAGCGGGTGCCCTTCCCCGCCTCGCTCCTGGCTCGCCTGCCGAGGCTGCGCCTGCTCGTTGCCTCCGGCATGCGGAACTCCGTCATCGACTTCGCCGCCGCCGAGGCCCACGGGGTGACCGTGTGCGGCACCGAGAGCTCGCCGACCCCGCCGGTCGAGCTGACGTGGGCGCTGCTGCTCGGCCTGGCGCGCGGCCTGGTCCCGGAGAACGCCGCGCTGCGCGCCGGCGGCCCCTGGCAGAGCACGCTCGGCGCCGACCTCGCGGGCCAGCGCCTCGGCCTGCTGGGGCTCGGGAAGATCGGTAGCCGGGTGGCCGGGATCGGCCTGGCCTTCGGCATGGACGTCGTCGCCTGGAGCCAGAACCTGACCCCGGAGCGCGCCGCCGAGGTCGGCGTGGCGCACGCGGGCTCCAAGGAGGAGCTGCTGCGCGGGAGCGACTTCGTCTCGGTGCACCTGGCGCTCGGGGACCGCACCCGGGGGCTGCTCGGACCGGCCGAGCTGGCCCTCATGAAGCCGACCGGCTACCTGGTCAACACCTCGCGGGCCGCGATCGTCGACCAGGAAGCGCTGCTCGCCGCGCTGCGCGCCGGCACCATCGCCGGCGCCGCCGTGGACGTTTTCGACGAGGAACCCCTGCCGGCCGACCACCCGCTGCGCACGGCGCCCCGCCTGCTGGCCACCCCGCACCTCGGCTACGTCACCCGGGGCAACTACCGCAGGTACTACGGGCAGGCCGTCGAGGACATCCAGGCCTACCTCGCGGGAGCGCCGATCCGCCGTCTTACGGGGTGA
- a CDS encoding SpoIIE family protein phosphatase: MRRADKTKDPVSALSDPAGAVLDAHGTILGWTDEAATLLGLAGDEACGRPVTSLLADRDQWRRALRTRTPDAWEGRVVLRHVAGHEVPVVFRVLPLSGAAGRVDATRYLVLAAARPAYERWRQDIAFSHELFLQDRMGVVLFDVDLRLVRTNAHLLWYTGVPGDLAGHRLGDFLFPEDAAVLERHLAEVLRTGDLRLGVEVLIRTREDPRGGRHMTISAFRLRDPHDGGLVGVAAFFTDITDHVRARQRLDLLHHAAAVLGESLSIIRTCEDLTTVLVPGLADLAAVDLADPVLIGEEPAHDGEHLFALRRMAVAGTDGSPLPTGPMTLGSIDTQRATDIAAAAEAVDGSQAEAVSRGGGQRAERPDRDGLVADLRRTATADGVQTPTHSANGAAGGTQAADAGSAAAEAAGKRAADRREADQQAADQREADQQAAGEGTGTAGGGATAGALADVGAGARGERWVDREMTGQQGADGSGDGHVGAPGAGDEVLAWARSVPGAHSVMTAPLHARGILLGRVTVWRTEALEPFDAEDLTLLEEVAARAGLAVDNARRYTRERRAAVKLQRSLLPPALTDVVAAETASVYLPTDAARGVGGDWFDVIPLSSARVALVVGDVVGHGLQATATMGRLRTAVRTLADLDVDPEELLTHLDDLVLQLTVEADSDRPGIEDGAPNSLTDSVGASCLYVTYDPVTGHCVMASAGHPPPALISPDGSVRFIELDPGPPLGVSSLPFDITELDLPPGSVLALYTDGLVERGAGDVDEGMAELRARLLRADVLRRPLAGLPREVVTDLPPSRLPDDVTLLLARTRMLPERDRAAWTLAADPALVAGTRELVAGQLAEWGLHELTFTTELVVSELVTNAIRYAGGPVELRLIRAGVLICEVSDPSSTQPRMRRARATDEGGRGLYLVAQLTSRWGSRYTRHGKTIWTEQPLPDV; encoded by the coding sequence ATGCGACGCGCGGACAAGACCAAGGACCCCGTGTCCGCCCTCAGCGACCCCGCCGGGGCCGTACTGGACGCCCACGGCACCATTCTGGGCTGGACCGACGAGGCAGCCACGCTGCTCGGGCTGGCCGGTGACGAGGCGTGCGGGCGGCCGGTCACCTCACTGCTGGCCGACCGGGACCAGTGGCGGCGGGCGCTGCGGACCCGCACGCCCGACGCGTGGGAGGGGCGGGTGGTGCTCCGGCACGTCGCCGGCCACGAGGTGCCGGTCGTCTTCCGGGTGCTGCCGCTGAGCGGCGCGGCGGGCCGGGTCGACGCGACCCGCTACCTGGTGCTCGCCGCGGCGCGCCCCGCCTACGAGCGGTGGCGGCAGGACATCGCCTTCTCGCACGAGCTGTTCCTCCAGGACCGGATGGGCGTCGTGCTCTTCGACGTGGACCTGCGGCTGGTGCGCACCAACGCGCACCTGCTCTGGTACACCGGCGTCCCGGGCGACCTGGCCGGCCACCGGCTCGGCGACTTCCTGTTCCCCGAGGACGCGGCGGTCCTGGAGCGACACCTCGCGGAGGTGCTGCGCACCGGTGACCTGCGGCTCGGCGTCGAGGTGCTGATCCGCACCCGGGAGGACCCGCGGGGCGGGCGGCACATGACCATCTCGGCGTTCCGGCTGCGCGATCCGCACGACGGCGGCCTGGTGGGGGTGGCGGCGTTCTTCACCGACATCACCGACCACGTCCGCGCCCGGCAGCGGCTCGACCTGCTGCACCACGCGGCGGCGGTGCTCGGCGAGTCGCTCTCCATCATCCGTACGTGCGAGGACCTGACGACCGTCCTCGTCCCCGGCCTGGCGGACCTCGCCGCCGTCGACCTGGCGGACCCCGTGCTGATCGGCGAGGAGCCCGCGCACGACGGGGAGCACCTGTTCGCGCTGCGCCGGATGGCCGTGGCCGGCACGGACGGCAGCCCGCTGCCCACCGGGCCGATGACGCTCGGCAGCATCGACACCCAACGGGCGACGGACATCGCGGCGGCGGCCGAGGCCGTGGACGGCAGCCAGGCCGAGGCCGTCTCGCGCGGCGGCGGACAGCGTGCCGAGCGCCCGGACCGCGACGGCCTCGTCGCCGACCTGCGGCGCACGGCGACCGCCGACGGCGTACAGACCCCCACCCACTCGGCGAACGGCGCCGCGGGCGGCACCCAGGCCGCCGACGCGGGGTCCGCCGCGGCGGAGGCGGCTGGCAAGCGGGCGGCCGACCGACGCGAGGCCGACCAGCAGGCGGCCGACCAGCGGGAAGCCGATCAGCAGGCGGCCGGCGAGGGGACGGGCACGGCCGGCGGGGGTGCCACGGCCGGCGCGCTGGCCGACGTCGGCGCGGGCGCCAGGGGCGAGCGCTGGGTCGACCGGGAGATGACCGGCCAGCAGGGCGCCGACGGCTCGGGCGACGGCCACGTCGGGGCGCCCGGCGCAGGGGACGAGGTGCTGGCCTGGGCCCGGTCGGTGCCCGGGGCGCACTCGGTGATGACGGCACCGCTGCACGCGCGCGGCATCCTGCTGGGGCGCGTGACGGTCTGGCGCACCGAGGCTTTGGAGCCCTTCGACGCCGAGGACCTGACGCTGCTTGAGGAGGTGGCCGCCCGCGCCGGGCTCGCCGTGGACAACGCCCGGCGCTACACCCGCGAGCGGCGGGCCGCGGTCAAGCTCCAGCGCAGCCTGCTGCCGCCCGCGCTCACGGACGTGGTGGCGGCCGAGACGGCCAGCGTGTACCTGCCGACGGACGCGGCGCGCGGCGTCGGCGGCGACTGGTTCGACGTCATCCCGCTCTCGTCGGCCCGGGTCGCGCTGGTGGTCGGCGATGTCGTCGGACACGGCCTCCAGGCCACGGCCACCATGGGCCGGCTGCGTACGGCCGTGCGCACGCTGGCCGACCTGGACGTGGACCCGGAGGAGTTGCTGACCCACCTCGACGACCTGGTGCTGCAACTGACGGTGGAGGCCGACAGCGACCGGCCCGGCATCGAGGACGGGGCGCCCAACTCGCTGACCGACTCGGTCGGGGCGTCCTGCCTGTACGTCACGTACGACCCGGTGACCGGACACTGCGTCATGGCCAGCGCCGGGCACCCGCCGCCCGCGCTGATCTCCCCGGACGGCTCGGTCCGCTTCATCGAACTGGACCCCGGGCCGCCGCTGGGCGTGAGCAGCCTGCCCTTCGACATCACCGAACTCGACCTGCCGCCGGGCAGCGTCCTCGCGCTGTACACCGACGGCCTGGTGGAGCGGGGCGCCGGCGACGTGGACGAGGGCATGGCCGAACTGCGCGCCCGACTGCTGCGGGCCGACGTGCTGCGCCGCCCGCTGGCGGGCCTGCCCCGCGAGGTCGTGACCGACCTGCCGCCCAGCCGGCTGCCGGACGACGTCACGCTGCTGCTGGCCCGCACCCGGATGCTCCCGGAGCGCGATCGGGCCGCCTGGACGCTGGCGGCCGACCCGGCGCTGGTCGCCGGCACCCGTGAACTGGTCGCGGGCCAACTCGCGGAGTGGGGCCTGCACGAGCTGACCTTCACCACCGAGTTGGTGGTCAGCGAACTGGTCACCAATGCCATCCGGTACGCGGGCGGCCCCGTCGAACTCAGGCTGATCCGGGCCGGGGTGCTCATCTGCGAGGTGTCGGACCCCAGCAGCACCCAGCCCCGGATGCGCCGCGCCCGCGCCACCGACGAGGGCGGGCGCGGCCTGTACCTGGTCGCCCAGCTCACCAGCCGCTGGGGCAGCCGCTACACCCGGCACGGCAAGACGATCTGGACCGAGCAGCCGCTCCCGGACGTCTAG
- a CDS encoding radical SAM protein — protein sequence MESRTRTALVEDLMERFPQVPREAVLKEDLLRGGMAFDESALSGTADGASGDVKPKSYFIFSFDHRTLPELGAAALNRPPEEIVLTGGPYDLRRTVVSVRVNPASPYVVRAGADGALGLYLDGARIADVGLPPMPDYYRHTLANGKSVMEVAPTIQWGYLVYLTVFRVCQYFGAKEECQYCDINHNWRQHKAAGRPYTGVKPVEEVLEALEIIDRYDTARASQAYTLTGGSITSHVGGRDEADFYGHYAKAIEERFPGRWIGKVVAQALPREDVRRFHDYGIRIYHPNFEVWDRRLFELYCPGKERYVGRDEWHRRILDSTEIFGARNVIPNFVAGVEMAEAFGFTTVREAIDSTTEGLRFFMSHGVVPRFTTWCPEPTTPLGKANPNGAPLEYHIRLLETYRATLEEYGLTSPPGYGPPGPGRAVFSVSSFMDSLPQAPDDADAPEPAGSTPV from the coding sequence ATGGAGAGCCGAACCCGGACCGCGCTGGTCGAAGACCTGATGGAACGCTTCCCGCAGGTGCCGAGGGAAGCGGTGCTCAAGGAGGACCTGCTGCGCGGCGGCATGGCCTTCGACGAGTCCGCGCTGAGCGGCACTGCCGACGGCGCGTCCGGCGACGTCAAGCCCAAGTCGTACTTCATCTTCTCCTTCGACCACCGCACGCTGCCCGAACTCGGCGCCGCCGCGCTCAACCGGCCGCCCGAGGAGATCGTGCTCACCGGCGGCCCCTACGACCTGCGGCGCACCGTGGTCTCGGTGCGGGTCAACCCCGCGTCGCCGTACGTGGTGCGGGCCGGCGCCGACGGCGCGCTCGGGCTGTACCTGGACGGGGCTCGCATAGCCGACGTCGGGCTGCCGCCGATGCCGGACTACTACCGGCACACGCTCGCCAACGGCAAGTCCGTGATGGAGGTCGCGCCGACCATCCAGTGGGGCTACCTGGTGTACCTGACGGTCTTCCGGGTGTGCCAGTACTTCGGCGCCAAGGAGGAGTGCCAGTACTGCGACATCAACCACAACTGGCGCCAGCACAAGGCGGCGGGCCGCCCGTACACCGGCGTCAAGCCCGTCGAGGAGGTGCTCGAGGCGCTGGAGATCATCGACCGGTACGACACGGCCCGCGCCTCGCAGGCGTACACGCTCACCGGCGGCTCCATCACCTCGCACGTCGGCGGCCGGGACGAGGCCGACTTCTACGGCCACTACGCGAAGGCCATCGAGGAGCGGTTCCCCGGGCGGTGGATCGGCAAGGTCGTGGCCCAGGCGCTGCCGCGCGAGGACGTGCGGCGCTTCCACGACTACGGCATTCGCATCTACCACCCCAACTTCGAGGTCTGGGACCGGCGGTTGTTCGAGCTGTACTGCCCCGGCAAGGAGCGCTACGTCGGCCGCGACGAGTGGCACCGGCGCATCCTGGACTCCACCGAGATCTTCGGCGCACGCAACGTGATCCCCAACTTCGTGGCGGGCGTGGAGATGGCCGAGGCCTTCGGCTTCACCACGGTGCGCGAGGCCATCGACTCCACCACCGAGGGCCTGCGCTTCTTCATGTCCCACGGCGTCGTGCCCCGCTTCACCACCTGGTGCCCCGAGCCCACCACACCGCTCGGCAAAGCCAACCCGAACGGCGCGCCGCTGGAGTACCACATCCGCCTCCTGGAGACCTACCGCGCCACCCTGGAGGAGTACGGGCTGACCTCGCCGCCCGGCTACGGCCCGCCCGGCCCCGGTCGCGCCGTGTTCTCGGTCAGCTCCTTCATGGACAGCCTCCCGCAGGCGCCCGACGACGCCGACGCGCCGGAGCCGGCCGGCAGCACCCCGGTCTGA
- a CDS encoding response regulator transcription factor, with translation MIRVLIADDEAMIRAGVRAVLTTAPDIEVVAEAGDGRAAVDLVLRHRPDVAVLDIRMPGTGGIEAAAEIGRTAPGTGVLMLTTFGEDDYILRALGGGAVGFLIKSGEPEELIAGVRAVADGAAYLSPKVAARVVAHLAASGAGDAASRRSAARARVEALTAREREVLTFLGAGLSNGQIARRLHVVEGTVKAHVSAILAGLGVENRAAAAVVAHEAGVVAPAERPAGPGHG, from the coding sequence GTGATCCGCGTACTGATCGCCGACGACGAGGCGATGATCCGCGCCGGCGTGCGAGCCGTGCTGACCACAGCGCCCGACATCGAGGTGGTGGCCGAGGCCGGGGACGGGCGGGCCGCCGTGGACCTCGTGCTGCGGCACCGCCCCGACGTGGCCGTGCTCGACATCCGGATGCCCGGCACGGGCGGCATCGAGGCGGCGGCCGAGATCGGCAGGACCGCGCCGGGGACCGGCGTGCTCATGCTGACCACCTTCGGTGAGGACGACTACATCCTGCGGGCGCTGGGCGGCGGCGCCGTCGGCTTCCTGATCAAGTCCGGCGAGCCCGAGGAGTTGATCGCGGGGGTTCGCGCGGTGGCCGACGGCGCCGCCTACCTGTCACCGAAGGTCGCCGCCCGGGTGGTCGCGCACCTCGCGGCCAGCGGCGCCGGAGACGCGGCGAGCCGGCGGTCGGCCGCTCGGGCGCGGGTCGAGGCGCTCACCGCCCGCGAGCGGGAGGTGCTCACCTTCCTGGGCGCCGGGCTGTCCAACGGGCAGATCGCCCGGCGGCTGCACGTGGTGGAGGGCACGGTCAAGGCGCACGTCAGCGCCATTCTGGCCGGGCTCGGCGTGGAGAACCGGGCCGCGGCGGCGGTCGTCGCCCACGAGGCGGGCGTGGTCGCCCCGGCCGAGCGCCCCGCGGGCCCCGGGCACGGGTGA
- a CDS encoding histidine kinase produces the protein MESTTIDGGRDRGGTPPRAARGDAGAVARALARGVDPGHLLTASATVTAGLSVVSLWWALPTAVAAFLAGRRPGRTLPTALVLVALLAAGLVAITVVPAWLELSSIFVAVVVVAAMLPWFSGRFWRQYQELVRAGWQRAGQLEREQRLVAEQARLRERARIAQDMHDVLGHDLSLIALSAGALQLSPDLDERHREAARDIRARAAAAVERLGEVVGVLRDASDAAPERARAATLERLVEEAAQAGLAVRLRVDGDAAAAHPSPVAERAAYRVVQEALTNAAKHAPAAEVAVRVSYGDQELAVRVENGPPPGRGERAPAAVEAAPGAPLVVSGGGRGLIGLDERVRLAGGSFACGPYAAGFAVTARIPHTPPARPEQRHPAAAGSLEWPAGGAGQPGGPGGPDTGALPREHQRARRRVRRTLVAALMLPLVTGAVLSAVLIVWNAVTTSRAVLDPADYARLRVGQDRRQVERVLPDQQTVHRPSAAPPKGGPSTCEFYAVTADPFDDRSGDAYRLCFRGDRLVSLDVLTS, from the coding sequence GTGGAAAGCACGACGATCGACGGCGGGCGCGACCGTGGCGGGACTCCGCCGAGGGCGGCGCGAGGTGACGCGGGCGCGGTGGCACGGGCGCTGGCACGCGGGGTGGACCCCGGGCACCTGCTGACGGCCTCGGCGACGGTGACGGCGGGGCTCAGCGTGGTCAGCCTGTGGTGGGCGCTGCCCACCGCCGTCGCCGCGTTCCTGGCCGGGCGGCGGCCGGGCAGGACGCTGCCCACGGCGTTGGTGCTCGTCGCGCTGTTGGCCGCCGGCCTGGTGGCGATCACCGTGGTGCCCGCGTGGCTCGAGCTGTCGAGCATCTTCGTGGCGGTAGTGGTGGTCGCCGCGATGCTCCCCTGGTTCTCGGGGCGGTTCTGGCGGCAGTACCAGGAGCTGGTGCGGGCCGGCTGGCAGCGGGCCGGGCAGCTCGAACGCGAGCAGCGGCTCGTCGCGGAGCAGGCCCGGCTGCGCGAACGCGCCCGGATCGCCCAGGACATGCACGACGTGCTCGGCCACGACCTCTCCCTGATCGCGCTGTCGGCCGGCGCGCTCCAGCTCAGCCCCGACCTGGACGAGCGGCACCGCGAGGCGGCCCGTGACATCAGGGCCCGCGCCGCGGCGGCCGTCGAACGGCTCGGCGAGGTCGTCGGCGTGCTGCGCGACGCGTCGGACGCCGCGCCGGAGCGGGCCCGCGCCGCCACCCTTGAGCGCCTGGTGGAGGAGGCGGCGCAGGCCGGCCTCGCGGTGCGGCTGCGCGTCGACGGCGACGCCGCCGCGGCGCACCCATCGCCGGTCGCGGAGCGGGCCGCGTACCGGGTCGTGCAGGAGGCGCTGACCAACGCCGCCAAGCACGCGCCGGCCGCCGAGGTGGCCGTGCGGGTCAGCTACGGGGACCAGGAGCTCGCGGTACGGGTCGAGAACGGGCCGCCGCCGGGCCGGGGCGAGCGGGCCCCGGCCGCCGTCGAGGCCGCCCCCGGCGCCCCGCTCGTGGTGTCCGGGGGTGGGCGGGGGCTCATCGGTCTCGACGAGCGGGTGCGGCTGGCCGGCGGCAGCTTCGCCTGCGGCCCGTACGCGGCGGGCTTCGCGGTCACCGCCCGCATCCCGCACACGCCCCCCGCCCGCCCCGAGCAGCGCCACCCGGCGGCGGCCGGCTCCCTGGAGTGGCCTGCCGGCGGCGCCGGTCAGCCGGGCGGGCCGGGTGGCCCGGACACCGGCGCGCTGCCGCGCGAGCACCAGCGGGCCCGCCGGCGGGTGCGCCGCACACTGGTGGCGGCGCTGATGCTGCCGCTGGTCACGGGCGCCGTACTGAGCGCCGTGCTCATCGTGTGGAACGCGGTGACCACCTCGCGCGCCGTCCTGGACCCGGCCGACTACGCCCGGCTGCGGGTGGGGCAGGATCGTCGCCAGGTCGAGCGGGTGCTGCCGGACCAGCAGACGGTGCACCGGCCCTCCGCCGCGCCGCCGAAGGGCGGCCCCAGCACGTGCGAGTTCTACGCGGTGACGGCCGACCCGTTCGACGACCGGTCGGGCGACGCGTACCGGCTGTGCTTCAGGGGCGACCGCCTGGTGTCGCTCGACGTACTGACGAGTTGA